A single genomic interval of Methylobacterium bullatum harbors:
- the zwf_1 gene encoding Glucose-6-phosphate 1-dehydrogenase, with protein MTLPFTDPDAPANGDRQPRANDEVGTAPACTLVIFGAAGDLTKRLLMPALYNLASDGLLAEGLRIVGVDHNDRTSEQWRDDLSQTMQSFTEDHTSEFHPDSIDPGHWGFIRERLTFTKGDFEAAETYRRLGQDIGGNAIFYLAVSARFFGPVVDQLGAAGLLKEGEGAFRRVVIEKPFGTDLASARALNARILKQADESQVFRIDHFLGKETVQSILALRFANAMLEPIWNAGHIDHVQITAAETIGVEQRGGFYEPTGALRDMVPNHLFQLLSMVAMEPPGSFDAEDIRNEKARILEAVRPATPDRAVRGQYAPGEEQGHTVRGYREEADVSADSRTETYAALTLTIDNPRWAGVPFYLRTGKRLAGRLTEIAVHFKPPSHGLFAGTALASNVMHLHIDPDQGLSTQWNAKRPGPDMRLGAVTSSVRFGDFFAEAPSVGYETLIYDCMIGDPTLFQRADAIEAGWAAVDPLIQAWRDAPVETYAAGSDGPTGADALLARDGRAWLPLAEG; from the coding sequence ATGACCCTTCCCTTTACCGATCCCGATGCTCCGGCGAACGGCGACAGGCAGCCCCGCGCCAACGACGAGGTCGGGACGGCGCCGGCCTGCACCCTCGTCATCTTCGGGGCGGCCGGCGACCTGACGAAGCGCCTGCTGATGCCGGCCCTCTACAACCTCGCCTCGGACGGCCTGCTCGCGGAGGGGCTCAGAATCGTCGGCGTCGATCATAACGACCGCACGAGCGAGCAATGGCGCGACGACCTCTCGCAGACCATGCAGTCTTTCACCGAGGACCACACCTCCGAATTCCACCCGGACTCCATCGATCCCGGTCATTGGGGCTTCATCCGTGAGCGCCTGACCTTCACCAAGGGGGATTTCGAGGCGGCGGAGACCTATCGGCGGCTTGGCCAGGACATCGGCGGCAACGCGATCTTCTACCTCGCCGTCTCCGCCCGCTTCTTCGGCCCGGTGGTAGACCAACTCGGCGCCGCCGGCCTGCTGAAGGAGGGGGAGGGCGCCTTCCGCCGCGTGGTCATCGAGAAGCCGTTCGGCACCGACCTCGCCTCGGCGCGCGCCCTCAACGCCCGCATCCTGAAGCAGGCCGACGAGAGTCAGGTGTTCCGCATCGATCACTTCCTCGGCAAGGAGACGGTGCAGAGCATTCTGGCGCTGCGCTTCGCCAACGCCATGCTGGAGCCAATCTGGAACGCCGGCCATATCGACCACGTGCAGATCACCGCCGCCGAGACCATCGGCGTGGAGCAGCGCGGCGGCTTCTACGAGCCCACCGGCGCGCTGCGCGACATGGTGCCGAACCACCTCTTCCAGCTCCTGTCCATGGTGGCGATGGAGCCGCCCGGCAGCTTCGATGCGGAGGACATCCGCAACGAGAAGGCGCGGATCCTGGAGGCCGTGCGGCCAGCGACGCCGGACCGGGCGGTGCGCGGCCAGTATGCGCCCGGCGAAGAGCAGGGCCATACCGTGCGGGGCTACCGCGAGGAGGCCGACGTCTCGGCCGATTCCCGCACCGAGACCTACGCGGCCCTGACGCTCACCATCGACAACCCGCGCTGGGCCGGCGTGCCGTTCTACCTGCGCACCGGCAAACGCCTGGCGGGGCGCCTCACCGAGATCGCCGTGCATTTCAAGCCGCCGAGCCATGGCCTGTTCGCGGGCACCGCTCTCGCGTCGAACGTCATGCACCTCCACATCGACCCGGACCAGGGGCTGAGCACCCAGTGGAACGCCAAGCGGCCGGGGCCGGACATGCGCCTCGGCGCGGTCACCTCCTCCGTGCGGTTCGGGGATTTCTTCGCCGAGGCGCCGAGCGTCGGCTACGAGACCTTGATCTACGATTGCATGATCGGAGACCCGACCCTGTTCCAGCGGGCCGACGCCATCGAGGCGGGCTGGGCCGCCGTCGATCCCCTCATCCAGGCCTGGAGGGATGCCCCGGTGGAAACCTATGCGGCGGGCAGCGACGGACCGACGGGGGCGGATGCCCTGCTCGCCCGCGACGGGCGGGCCTGGCTTCCCCTCGCGGAGGGGTGA
- the fucA gene encoding L-fuculose phosphate aldolase, with amino-acid sequence MSEPTAYEISCAIVEAMRSLITLGLSQGTAGNVSVRHGDGFLMTPSGIPADALRPEDIVPMSMEGEHGHALAPSSEWRFHRDILRQRPEIDAVVHAHPTYCTAFAMCGAEIPAVHYMIAAAGGPTIRCAPYAPYGTEELSVAAVAALDGRLGCLLANHGMIAIGSNLGKALWLAVEMEALCRQYAVALQVGKPVILSDAEIARTIRRFENYGPRSRTETP; translated from the coding sequence ATGTCAGAACCCACAGCTTACGAGATTTCCTGCGCGATCGTCGAGGCGATGCGCTCCCTCATCACCCTGGGTCTGAGCCAGGGCACCGCCGGGAACGTCTCGGTACGCCACGGCGACGGCTTTCTCATGACACCCTCCGGCATCCCGGCCGATGCGCTGCGCCCGGAGGACATCGTGCCGATGAGCATGGAGGGGGAGCACGGCCATGCCCTCGCCCCCTCCTCCGAATGGCGCTTCCATCGCGACATCCTGCGGCAGCGGCCCGAGATTGACGCCGTCGTGCACGCCCACCCGACCTATTGCACCGCCTTCGCCATGTGCGGCGCCGAGATTCCCGCCGTCCATTACATGATCGCGGCCGCCGGCGGCCCGACAATACGCTGCGCGCCCTATGCTCCCTATGGAACGGAGGAGCTGTCGGTGGCGGCGGTGGCCGCCCTCGACGGCCGCCTCGGCTGCCTCCTGGCCAACCATGGCATGATCGCGATCGGCAGTAATCTCGGCAAGGCCTTGTGGCTGGCGGTAGAGATGGAGGCCCTGTGCCGCCAATACGCCGTCGCCCTCCAGGTGGGGAAGCCGGTCATACTGTCCGACGCCGAGATTGCGCGAACGATCAGGCGCTTCGAAAACTATGGGCCACGGAGCCGAACAGAAACGCCTTGA
- the oprM gene encoding Outer membrane protein OprM, giving the protein MSMARRACATLPPPRGRVPAEQAGEGATSPDTALPSPDPRLREGHPPPQRGEGNRLIRRTIALLLLATTVSGCMVGPDYARPSVETPLAFKQGGMREDSVAHVATRKGWRAAQPNDGAERGDWWRVFRDPALDRLIRLVDVDNQNLRVSLASYDQARGLVAQARSALYPTVIGAPTITRSRTLGTERTSVSLQAQASWELDLFGRIRRNIESEVANAQASAADLAAVRLAIQSEVATNYYSLRYQDSLQRLLNETVEAYKKSLAITENQYNAGVAARSDVITAQTQVQSTQAQAIAVGLQRATFEHAIATLIGRPPSELSLPKGSLPKTPPAVPVGIPSALLERRPDIAQAERSVQSQSEQIGVAVAAFYPTLVLSGSGGVSGLTSNGVFSAANQVWSVAAAGSETLLDGGARTAAVQIARAAYDATVATYRQTVLTAFAEVENGLAGVRILARQQAAQEEAVASARRAVEITLNEYRAGTQNFTTVITAQALELNNEVTALQVRLNRFTTAVTLIRALGGGWDVRSLPTPDELKGDRLPIDRGQAVRTDE; this is encoded by the coding sequence ATGTCGATGGCTCGTCGCGCATGCGCGACCCTCCCCCCTCCGCGGGGGAGGGTGCCTGCGGAGCAGGCGGGAGAGGGGGCGACCTCTCCGGACACGGCGCTCCCCTCTCCCGACCCTCGCTTACGCGAGGGCCACCCTCCCCCGCAGAGGGGGGAGGGTAACCGCCTCATTCGTAGAACGATCGCCCTCCTCCTCCTCGCAACAACCGTCTCCGGCTGCATGGTCGGGCCCGATTACGCGCGGCCCTCCGTGGAGACGCCGCTGGCGTTCAAGCAGGGGGGGATGCGCGAGGACAGCGTGGCCCATGTCGCCACGCGGAAGGGGTGGCGCGCGGCGCAGCCCAATGACGGGGCCGAGCGCGGCGATTGGTGGCGCGTGTTCCGCGACCCCGCCCTCGACCGGCTGATCCGCCTCGTCGACGTGGACAACCAGAACCTGCGCGTCTCCCTCGCCTCCTACGACCAGGCGCGCGGCCTCGTCGCCCAGGCGCGCTCGGCGCTCTACCCCACCGTCATCGGCGCACCGACGATCACGCGCTCGCGCACCCTCGGCACCGAGCGCACCTCGGTCTCGCTCCAGGCCCAGGCCTCGTGGGAACTCGACCTGTTCGGCCGCATCCGGCGCAACATCGAGAGCGAGGTCGCCAATGCCCAGGCGAGCGCGGCGGACCTGGCCGCCGTGCGCCTCGCGATCCAGTCCGAGGTCGCCACGAACTATTACAGCCTGCGCTACCAGGACTCGCTCCAGCGCCTGCTGAACGAGACGGTGGAGGCCTACAAGAAGAGCCTCGCCATCACCGAGAACCAGTACAATGCCGGCGTGGCGGCCCGCTCCGACGTGATCACGGCGCAGACGCAGGTGCAGTCGACCCAGGCCCAGGCCATCGCGGTGGGCCTGCAGCGCGCGACCTTCGAACACGCCATCGCGACGCTGATCGGGCGGCCGCCCTCCGAACTCTCCCTGCCGAAGGGGAGCCTGCCGAAGACGCCGCCGGCGGTTCCGGTGGGCATTCCCTCCGCCCTGCTGGAGCGGCGGCCGGACATCGCGCAGGCCGAGCGCAGTGTCCAATCCCAGAGCGAGCAGATCGGCGTCGCCGTGGCGGCCTTCTACCCGACCCTGGTTCTCTCGGGCTCCGGCGGCGTCTCGGGCCTGACCAGCAACGGCGTGTTCTCGGCGGCGAACCAGGTCTGGTCGGTGGCCGCCGCCGGCAGCGAGACGCTCCTCGACGGCGGCGCCCGCACCGCCGCCGTGCAGATCGCGAGAGCCGCCTACGACGCCACGGTGGCGACCTATCGCCAGACCGTTCTCACCGCCTTCGCCGAGGTGGAGAACGGGCTTGCCGGCGTGCGCATCCTCGCCCGCCAGCAGGCGGCGCAGGAGGAGGCGGTGGCCTCCGCCCGCCGCGCCGTGGAGATCACCCTCAACGAGTACCGCGCCGGCACGCAGAACTTCACCACGGTCATCACGGCCCAGGCGTTGGAACTGAACAACGAGGTGACCGCGTTGCAGGTGCGGCTCAACCGCTTCACCACGGCGGTGACCCTCATCCGGGCGCTGGGCGGCGGCTGGGACGTCCGCAGCCTGCCGACCCCCGACGAATTGAAGGGCGACCGCCTGCCGATCGACCGGGGCCAAGCCGTCCGCACGGACGAATAA
- the ros_1 gene encoding Transcriptional regulatory protein ros, producing the protein MQSEDKTFRQGSIGASLRSKAVLLSGVSVEIENDFAADYIELTADIVSAFVSNNSVPVSDIPALIASVHATLGSLTTAKTPEKAEPLTPAVSIKRSITPDFVICLEDGKKFKSLKRHLRTRYSMTPEEYRAKWSLPSDYPMVAPNYAAARSELAKNMGLGQQRRKSRLKAPVVEAPSTPAPRGRRPRTTTTAS; encoded by the coding sequence ATGCAATCTGAAGACAAGACCTTTCGGCAGGGCTCCATCGGCGCCTCGCTGCGGTCTAAGGCTGTCCTACTTTCGGGGGTGAGCGTGGAAATCGAAAACGACTTCGCGGCGGATTATATTGAGCTTACGGCGGATATCGTCTCGGCATTCGTCAGCAACAATTCCGTGCCGGTTTCGGATATCCCGGCCCTTATCGCATCGGTTCATGCGACCCTGGGCAGCCTGACGACGGCGAAGACACCGGAAAAGGCCGAGCCGCTGACCCCGGCCGTGTCGATCAAACGCTCGATCACGCCGGATTTCGTCATCTGCCTCGAAGACGGCAAGAAGTTCAAATCCCTGAAGCGCCACCTTCGGACGCGCTATTCCATGACGCCGGAAGAATATCGGGCGAAATGGAGCCTTCCGAGCGACTATCCGATGGTTGCGCCGAATTATGCGGCCGCACGGTCGGAACTGGCGAAGAACATGGGACTCGGCCAGCAGCGCAGGAAATCCCGCTTGAAGGCCCCCGTCGTCGAGGCACCGTCGACACCCGCGCCGCGTGGTCGTCGCCCTCGCACGACCACGACCGCCTCCTGA